One Festucalex cinctus isolate MCC-2025b chromosome 1, RoL_Fcin_1.0, whole genome shotgun sequence genomic region harbors:
- the LOC144006307 gene encoding uncharacterized protein LOC144006307, which yields MSKKNCPPGRNWDNLVNACVPSVAETRPGPLTELTPVFHQRTTPASRVDPAVAGSPVLWTVVVLTTLGSLVALALWFVIYRRQSRLSRTSEEIESGPEPLQKIDPPTDGHLSTCTSSAPSACVHLYHTGPHNTSKWEEGLANCRAPPKCQKTTGRGETDRAEVVGVLPVCNAMREHRLPLPATELGGTALVTTKTV from the exons ATGTCCAAGAAGAACTGTCCTCCTGGAAGAAATTGGGACAACCTTGTCAACGCTTGTGTCCCGAGTGTGGCGGAAACCAGACCTGGACCTCTAACAG AGTTGACTCCAGTTTTCCATCAGAGAACCACTCCTGCTAGCCGGGTTGACCCAGCAGTAGCTGGGAGTCCAGTTCTGTGGACTGTGGTGGTTTTGACCACTCTGGGGTCCTTGGTGGCTTTGGCTCTCTGGTTCGTCATATACAGACGGCAGAGCAGACTCAGTAGAACCTCAG AAGAAATTGAGTCTGGACCAGAACCCCTCCAGAAAATAGACCCGCCCACTGATGGTCACTTGTCCACTTGCACTTCATCAGCCCCTTCAGCCTGTGTCCACCTTTACCACACAGGACCCCACAACACCTCAAAGTGGGAGGAGGGATTGGCCAATTGCAGAGCCCCCCCAAAATGTCAGAAGACAACAGGCAGAGGGGAAACAGACCGCGCTGAGGTGGTTGGAGTGCTGCCAGTTTGTAATGCAATGAGAGAGCACCGACTCCCACTTCCTGCCACAGAACTAGGTGGCACTGCTTTGGTTACAACCAAAACAGTGTAG
- the gucy2ca gene encoding guanylyl cyclase C yields MSALNSLPYLGVLVMAVIGNKMLDDCLSSKRPFTMNVVLLEDNTYEWSRPFVQAAVERAIEEDTKENIKHNLSFTLTANFYGFNTTLYNRQGCGSSTCEGVAILKMLHNKGEAGCVMLGPSCTYATFQLVDDEIGLTLSMPIISAGSFGLSCDYKPKLTRILPPARKISDMFSHFMMKTLPFKCEWNHVYVYKKSIYNATEDCFWYTNALEAPSFNFATKVKREMLRSEEELKKALMSEKRHSNIFIICGRLDDVASIKSKVGQIHPDIMFILVDIYNPEYYVNTTSNQVMRDVLVITLPQRNYDYGSSLPYNDTINDYIAGYHDGALLFGKVLRERMLSKLNNRGAHDVPLSDNPFGNTSFYGMGGHYVLDEYGDRDVNFSMIYTSTVTGKYETLVVFDTSRNETRDVAKYPALPWKGNQLPKDVPEILDDSGLNLQNVIVIVLSLSVVVVTAIALIFYKQNRKVRQMQKKWSHINPHLIGPLDEKEVSLKIDEDKRKDSTFYSHRGRYDKKPVILKELRQTDGDFTEDQKIELNTLLRIDYYNLTKFYGTVKFEYGVFAVFELCQRGSLRYILNDRISYPDETFMDMEFKISVMYDIAKGMSYLHSSNIEVHGRLKSTNCVVDNRMVVKITDFGCHTILRPGRDVWTAPEHLRRNGVSQKGDVYSYGIIAHEIILRQPPFYTQCYLSREEKIYRVQYPNEFAVFRPELNFDGVSEKDIELHMLIKNCWDEDPERRPDFKKIELTLGKIFSNLHNQATETYMDNLIRRLQMYSKTLENLVEKRTSLYKAERDRADRLNFMLLPGPVVRSLKETGKVEPELYEEVTVYFSDIVGFTTLCHYSTPMEVVDMLNEIYKNFDSVLDGHDVYKVETIGDAYMVASGLPKRNGNRHAVDIAHMALDILSFVGTFELHHLPGIPLWIRIGVHSGPCAAGVVGNKMPRYCLFGDTVNTASRMESTGLPLRIHVSQSTINILQRTDCKFEYEQRGETYLKGKGKEMTYWLTGVTGGKYNLPTPPTAENFQRLQQDLAEMIVSSLEKRGEGRESFEKRKTLSARRRETSSSLQGENPPEYFHLAVTDNPSTYL; encoded by the exons ATGAGTGCCTTGAACAGTTTGCCTTATTTGGGAGTGTTGGTTATGGCAGTGATTGGCAACAAGATGTTGGATGACTGCCTGTCTTCCAAACGTCCATTCACGATGAACGTTGTGCTGCTGGAAGACAACACGTACGAGTGGAGTCGGCCCTTCGTGCAGGCTGCGGTGGAGCGAGCCATTGAAGAAGACACGAAGGAGAACATTAAACATA ATTTAAGCTTCACTCTGACAGCCAACTTCTATGGCTTCAACACCACCCTGTACAACCGGCAGGGCTGTGGCAGCAGCACCTGTGAGGGCGTGGCCATACTCAAGATGCTGCAT AATAAAGGTGAAGCTGGATGTGTCATGCTGGGGCCTTCGTGCACATATGCCACCTTCCAGTTAGTGGA TGATGAAATTGGCCTGACCCTGAGCATGCCCATAATTTCCGCCGGGAGCTTCGGTCTCTCTTGCGACTACAAGCCCAAACTGACTCGGATCTTGCCGCCGGCACGCAAGATCTCCGACATGTTCTCCCACTTTATGATGAAAACGTTGCCATTTAAGTGTGAGTGGAATCACGTTTATGTGTACAAGAAGTCCATCTATAACGCCACCGAGGATTGCTTCTG GTACACCAACGCACTGGAAGCACCTTCTTTCAACTTTGCTACAAAGGTAAAGCGAGAGATGCTACGTTCTGAGGAGGAGCTAAAGAAAGCGCTCATGTCTGAGAAAAGACACAGTAACA TTTTCATTATTTGTGGCCGCCTTGATGATGTTGCTTCAATCAAGTCTAAAGTAGGCCAAATCCACCCAGATATCATGTTCATTCTCGTGGACATTTACAA CCCTGAGTATTATGTCAACACGACATCCAACCAGGTCATGCGAGACGTGCTGGTCATCACTCTCCCACAGAGAAACTACGACTACGGATCGAGTTTACCCTACAATGACACG ATCAATGACTATATTGCTGGCTACCATGACGGCGCTCTACTGTTTGGAAAAGTGCTCAGGGAGAGGATGCTGAGTAAGCTGAATAACCGGGGAGCTCATGACGTCCCACTCAGCGACAACCCATTTGGGAATACCTCCTTCTACg GTATGGGAGGCCACTATGTGCTGGACGAGTATGGTGACAGAGACGTTAACTTCTCGATGATTTACACGTCGACTGTTACCGGCAAG TATGAGACTCTTGTAGTATTTGACACATCGAGGAATGAAACTAGAGACGTGGCCAAATATCCTGCTCTGCCTTGGAAAGGAAATCAACTGCCCAAAGATGTACCAGAAATTTTGGATGATTCAG GCTTGAACTTGCAGAATGTGATTGTGATCGTTCTGAGCCTCAGTGTTGTCGTGGTGACCGCCATCGCACTCATCTTCTACAA GCAGAACAGAAAAGTACGTCAAATGCAGAAAAAGTGGTCTCACATCAACCCGCACCTGATTGGTCCTCTTGATGAGAAGGAGGTCTCCCTCAAG ATTGATGAAGACAAGAGGAAGGACAGCACGTTCTACTCACATCGAGGCCGCTATGACAAAAAG CCAGTCATCTTGAAAGAACTGAGACAAACTGATGGAGACTTCACAGAGGACCAGAAGATTGAGCTTAACACT CTGCTGCGTATCGATTACTACAACTTGACAAAGTTCTATGGCACAGTGAAGTTCGAGTATGGCGTGTTTGCAGTGTTTGAGCTGTGCCAGAGGGGCTCGCTGAGG TACATTCTGAATGACAGAATCTCCTACCCAGATGAAACCTTCATGGACATGGAGTTTAAAATATCAGTCATGTATGATATAGCAAAG GGCATGTCGTATCTCCACTCCAGTAACATTGAAGTCCACGGGCGCCTCAAGTCCACCAACTGCGTGGTCGACAACCGCATGGTGGTCAAGATCACCGACTTTGGCTGCCACACCATCCTGAGGCCAGGCAGAG ATGTATGGACGGCCCCGGAGCACCTCCGTAGAAACGGGGTGTCTCAAAAAGGGGACGTCTACAGCTATGGCATCATCGCACATGAAATCATTCTGAGGCAGCCTCCATTCTATACGCAGTGCTACTTGAGTCGTGAAG AGAAGATTTACAGGGTGCAGTATCCCAATGAGTTTGCTGTCTTTAGGCCAGAACTCAACTTTGATGGCGTGTCAGAGAAAGATATTGAG TTGCACATGCTGATAAAGAACTGCTGGGATGAAGATCCAGAACGGAGGCCCGATTTTAAGAAAATCGAGTTAACTCTGGGTAAGATTTTCAG CAACCTACACAATCAAGCCACTGAGACATACATGGACAACCTGATCCGTCGGCTCCAGATGTACTCCAAGACTTTGGAGAATCTGGTGGAGAAGAGGACGTCTTTGTACAAGGCTGAGAGGGACAGAGCAGACCGCCTTAACTTCATGCTGCTTCCCGG CCCAGTGGTGCGGTCGCTGAAGGAGACAGGCAAAGTGGAGCCGGAGCTCTATGAAGAGGTGACGGTGTATTTCAGCGACATTGTTGGATTCACCACACTTTGCCACTACAGCACTCCCATGGAAGTGGTGGACATGCTTAATGAAATCTACAAGAACTTTGACAGCGTCCTTGACGGCCATGATGTCTACAAG GTCGAGACAATTGGCGATGCCTACATGGTGGCGTCAGGTCTGCCGAAACGCAATGGCAACAGGCATGCAGTGGACATTGCACACATGGCGCTGGACATCTTGTCATTTGTTGGGACGTTTGAGCTGCACCACTTGCCTGGCATTCCTCTGTGGATACGTATTGGTGTGCATTCAG GGCCCTGTGCTGCTGGAGTGGTAGGGAACAAGATGCCCCGCTACTGTCTATTTGGAGATACAGTCAACACAGCGTCCCGAATGGAGTCCACGGGCCTGC CTCTGAGAATCCACGTGAGTCAGTCCACCATCAACATCCTGCAGAGGactgattgtaaatttgagtaTGAGCAGAGAGGAGAGACGTATCTGAAG GGCAAAGGCAAAGAGATGACTTACTGGTTAACTGGAGTGACTGGAGGAAAATACAATCTACCTACACCACCAACAGC GGAGAACTTCCAGCGACTGCAGCAGGACCTGGCAGAAATGATCGTGTCCAGTCTGGAAAAGCGCGGCGAAGGCAGAGAGAGCTTCGAAAAGAGGAAAACTTTGTCTGCCAGGCGGCGAGAGACCAGCAGCAGCCTGCAGGGGGAGAACCCCCCGGAATACTTCCACCTGGCTGTCACTGATAACCCCAGTACTTATCTGTGA